The following are from one region of the Capsicum annuum cultivar UCD-10X-F1 chromosome 1, UCD10Xv1.1, whole genome shotgun sequence genome:
- the LOC107868465 gene encoding ATP-dependent Clp protease proteolytic subunit-related protein 4, chloroplastic, producing the protein MDRPVNGDLNLNTGRVNPSLPQFKPHSLIQSFSLHSFTFKRKMEAVTIASQFSPATAIRRSSPATCRSSAPKRTVAFSPSPKSSISTSFISPFVGSSVNSDFSGQRIRPDYLRGSSSSSPPKRAVVTMVIPFVKGTAWEQPPPDLASYLYKNRIVYLGMSLVPSVTELILAEFLYLQYEDEEKPIYLYINSTGTTKDGEKLGYETEAFAIYDVMRYVKPPIFTLCVGNAWGEAALLLAAGAKGNRAALPSSTIMIKQPIAQFQGQATDVELMRKEVKNVKAELVKLYAKHIGKSPEQIEEDIRRPKYFSPTEALEYGIIDKVLYNERGREDRGVLSDLKKAQLI; encoded by the exons ATGGATCGGCCCGTCAACGGTGATCTAAATCTAAATACGGGTCGGGTCAATCCAAGTCTGCCCCAATTCAAACCCCACTCTCTAATCCAATCCTTCAGTCTTCACTCTTTCACTTTCAAACGCAAAATGGAAGCTGTAACTATTGCTTCCCAATTCTCGCCGGCGACGGCAATACGGCGGTCGTCTCCGGCGACTTGCCGTTCATCAGCTCCCAAACGTACTGTCGCCTTTTCGCCTTCTCCTAAATCTTCTATATCGACCAGCTTTATCTCCCCATTCGTCGGCAGTAGTGTAAACTCCGACTTCTCGGGTCAGAGAATCCGACCCGATTACCTTCGCGGTTCTTCCTCTAGCTCTCCTCCTAAACGTGCTGTTGTCACTATG GTTATTCCTTTCGTAAAAGGAACCGCATGGGAGCAACCTCCTCCGGATTTAGCATCTTACTTGTATAAGAATCGAATTGTTTACTTGGGCATGTCTCTAGTTCCATCAGTGACGGAACTGATACTAGCTGAATTTCTTTACCTTCAATATGAGGATGAGGAAAAGCCAATCTATCTTTATATAAATTCTACTGGGAcaaccaag GATGGTGAAAAGTTGGGTTATGAGACAGAGGCGTTTGCTATATATGATGTTATGAG ATATGTCAAGCCACCTATATTTACTCTCTGTGTTGGGAATGCATGGGGAGAAGCTGCCTTGCTTTTGGCAGCTGGTGCAAAAGGAAATCGTGCTGCATTGCCCTCATCTACAATTATGATTAAGCAG CCAATTGCTCAGTTTCAGGGTCAAGCGACAGATGTTGAGCTCATGCGGAAAGAAGTAAAGAATGTCAAAGCAGAATTG GTGAAATTATATGCAAAGCATATTGGAAAATCACCTGAGCAGATTGAAGAAGACATAAGACGTCCAAAGTACTTTAGTCCTACTGAAGCACTAGAATATGGAATTATTGATAAG GTTCTATACAATGAGAGGGGAAGAGAAGATAGAGGAGTTTTATCTGATCTGAAGAAGGCCCAGCTTATCTGA
- the LOC107868475 gene encoding ankyrin repeat-containing protein BDA1 — MEAVENLMEDARVGNIDALYELLRSTPFILESFEHVQFMDTLLHIAASEGCTHFAIEIISLKPSYTDGLSPLDLALRNGHRETVSRMVQVNPELIRVKGKRRITPLHYVAQTDDVDLLVEFLLAYPASIEDLTICDDTAVHIAVKNRKEKSFNVLLGWLQRTDYSDLLDWKDEAGNTVLHVAASTNQPQVVRRLIKRVYTLNEVNTEGLTAFDVVLRLPIESSREIKKVLHKAGVCRASLLPSVYSKAQFLSSKEYIS; from the exons ATGGAGGCGGTCGAGAACCTGATGGAGGATGCTCGAGTGGGTAATATTGATGCTTTGTATGAGCTTCTACGTTCAACGCCATTTATACTGGAGAGCTTTGAACATGTACAGTTTATGGATACACTTCTCCATATAGCAGCCTCCGAAGGGTGTACACACTTTGCTATTGAAATAATAAGCTTAAAGCCTTCGTACACCGATGGATTAAGCCCCCTGGACTTGGCTTTGCGCAATGGACACAGAGAGACTGTGTCAAGGATGGTTCAAGTTAACCCCGAGCTCATCCGAgtgaaaggaaaaagaagaataaCACCTTTGCATTATGTAGCTCAAACAGATGATGTAGATCTTTTGGTTGAATTTTTACTAGCTTACCCTGCATCTATTGAGGACTTGACCATTTGCGATGACACTGCAGTTCATATTGCTGTGAAAAATAGGAAGGAAAAATCATTCAACGTCCTCTTGGGATGGCTTCAGCGGACTGACTATTCGGATTTACTGGACTGGAAGGATGAGGCTGGGAATACAGTTCTGCATGTTGCAGCTTCTACAAACCAACCCCAG GTTGTAAGAAGATTGATAAAGAGAGTTTACACACTTAATGAAGTTAACACAGAAGGGTTGACAGCATTCGATGTTGTCCTAAGGCTGCCAATTGAGTCAAGCAGAGAAATTAAGAAAGTTTTGCACAAGGCAGGAGTATGCAGAGCATCATTACTGCCCTCGGTCTATAGCAAGGCGCAATTTCTCAGTTCAAAAGAATACATATCTTAG
- the LOC124897220 gene encoding ankyrin repeat-containing protein BDA1-like has translation MDQRLVDVCEAGDIDRFYSLNPDLERIDQIPFVDTPLHITASAGKPQLSIEILSLKPSFGRKPNSDGLSPLHLDLRKEHVEIAKRLIKHDPQLIHYVSETENVYLLGEFLYSCPASIKDLTLRGETALHVAVKSSKLNSVIVLLGWIQRTNNREILKLKKGILFCILLCPQINSRFVIF, from the coding sequence ATGGATCAAAGATTGGTGGATGTTTGTGAAGCAGGAGATATTGATCGTTTCTATTCACTAAATCCGGACCTTGAAAGAATCGATCAAATCCCATTTGTTGATACTCCATTACATATAACTGCATCAGCTGGAAAGCCTCAACTTAGTATTGAAATCCTAAGCTTAAAGCCTTCATTTGGTAGAAAGCCGAACTCTGATGGTTTAAGCCCTTTGCACTTAGATCTACGAAAAGAACATGTTGAGATCGCGAAGCGACTCATCAAGCATGATCCTCAACTCATTCATTATGTATCAGAAACAGAAAATGTCTATCTTTTAGGGGAATTTCTATATTCTTGCCCTGCATCAATCAAGGACTTGACACTTCGCGGTGAGACTGCTTTGCATGTTGCTGTCAAATCCAGCAAGTTAAATAGTGTCATAGTTTTACTGGGATGGATCCAAAGGACAAACAATAGAGAGATTCTTAAGTTGAAAAAGGGAATACTGTTCTGCATACTGCTGTGTCCACAAATCAACTCCAGGTTcgtgattttttaa
- the LOC107865769 gene encoding uncharacterized protein LOC107865769, translating into MKNINEKKSEESTALDIAMRLTPAEHRRDMKRVLLSSGASTASSLENDIVLADFLGSRETISEKFVKYDVNLRKRLSNDVRNALLVVAILIATATYQAVLNPPGGVTQGDDSLSPPLNITTTTTRGGKDRPGTVVLPKRYFNPIMYTNTICFVISVGLILFFVQKSRYNLPLQLSLVFMMSSYMISLLAIFPAGKIGAYAVISSSMLIIYARFLGSMEYVPGLRWLLGYDRLKLQRKVVLLSKYAKAGFN; encoded by the exons ATGAAGAATATAAACGAAAAGAAATCGGAAGAATCAACAGCTCTTGACATAGCCATGAGACTTACTCCAGCCGAACATAGGAGAGATATGAAGAGAGTTTTACTCTCTTCTGGTGCGTCGACTGCTTCTTCGCTTGAAAACGATATTGTTTTGGCAGATTTCCTAGGATCAAGAGAGACAATCAGCGAAAAATTCGTCAAATATGACGTTAATCTCAGGAAAAGGTTGTCAAATGATGTGAGAAATGCCCTGCTAGTAGTAGCTATACTCATTGCAACAGCCACCTATCAAGCCGTGCTCAATCCTCCTGGCGGTGTAACACAAGGGGATGACAGCCTATCTCCCCCACTAAACATCACTACAACCACCACCCGTGGTGGCAAGGATCGTCCAGGGACGGTGGTTTTGCCGAAGAGATACTTCAACCCCATCATGTATACAAACACAATATGCTTTGTAATTTCagtgggattgatcttattctttgTCCAAAAAAGCAG GTACAACCTACCGCTTCAATTGTCATTGGTTTTCATGATGTCAAGCTACATGATCTCTTTGTTAGCCATATTCCCAGCAGGAAAAATTGGTGCATATGCTGTGATTTCGTCTTCCATGCTGATAATATATGCAAGGTTTTTAGGATCAATGGAGTATGTGCCTGGTTTAAGATGGTTACTTGGCTATGATCGTCTTAAATTGCAGCGAAAAGTTGTACTGCTTAGCAAGTATGCAAAGGCTGGGTTCAATTAA
- the LOC107868485 gene encoding light-harvesting complex-like protein 3 isotype 2, chloroplastic — translation MSMALFSSPPLHFPALSSSKHHTTHKLYPSLTFNKPHLSFLVSPKAIDNGSGGTTSGGVAVEKEDKAEAGGVKVEESNEASLGSNGSSPPVVVASAGAPMTEGVKMFQDSRWVGGTWDLKQFQKDGVTHWDSVIDAEVRRRKWLEDNPESSSNEEPVLFDTSIIPWWAWMKRFHLPEAELLNGRAAMVGFFMAYFVDSLTGVGLVDQMGNFFCKTLLFVAVAGVLLIRKNEDIETLKKLVEESTFYDKQWQASWQDENSSSSKDS, via the exons ATGTCAATGGCCTTATTCTCATCTCCACCACTTCACTTCCCTGCTCTTTCCTCTTCTAAACATCACACAACTCACAAACTTTATCCTTCTCTCACTTTCAACAAACCCCATCTCTCTTTCTTGGTTTCTCCGAAAGCCATTGATAATGGTTCTGGTGGTACTACTAGTGGTGGTGTAGCTGTTGAGAAGGAGGACAAAGCTGAGGCTGGTGGTGTGAAAGTTGAGGAGTCAAATGAGGCCTCTTTGGGATCCAATGGGTCATCGCCGCCGGTGGTGGTGGCTTCCGCCGGAGCTCCGATGACGGAGGGCGTGAAGATGTTTCAAGATTCGAGATGGGTTGGAGGGACTTGGGATTTGAAGCAGTTTCAGAAAGATGGAGTCACCCATTGGGATTCTGTTATTGATGCTg AGGTTAGGAGAAGGAAATGGTTGGAAGACAACCCAGAGTCATCAAGTAATGAAGAACCTGTGCTTTTTGACACCTCCATTATTCCTTGGTGGGCATGGATGAAGAGATTTCATCTCCCTGAGGCTGAACTTCTCAATG GTCGTGCTGCCATGGTTGGTTTCTTTATGGCCTATTTCGTGGATAGCTTGACTGGTGTAGGCCTTGTTGATCAAATGGGCAACTTCTTTTGCAAAACACTATTGTTTGTAGCTGTGGCTGGTGTACTTCTGATCCGCAAGAATGAGGATATAGAAACACTCAAGAAGTTGGTGGAAGAGTCTACTTTTTATGACAAGCAGTGGCAAGCGTCTTGGCAAGATGAGAACTCAAGCAGTTCAAAGGACTCTTGA